One window from the genome of [Clostridium] celerecrescens 18A encodes:
- a CDS encoding class-II fumarase/aspartase family protein, protein MRAFYDSKSKLDDRGIKRLLSETFKYETWLKVEAALALSQAEEGFIPMEAARDIGAVRFEDLDLEEMDRIKAKVGHGFVPFVKVLVKACSDEGGKYVHYGVTTQNIQQTSQLYIAKQVNSVFKSFLADILENLGRLALDHADTVMAGRTHGRHAIPITYGYKVSVWISELMNTLERLEESEKRVFVAMMGGAVGGFNSTGLVGRKIQNRVAHKLGMGSMDVPSRNMSQMKLEYLMNLSLLCNTFHKMAEEVYYTGVEEFSEVSESFTPGTIGSSTMPQKINPKLAKGIIANSQKLYSLPSVGLYSAVRMFEGDSSSYMLFEGIMEEGLQLTTEVLIRAEELSRTLRINKERMLKNVKLNQGLDNSELVMMNVAEKIGKDRAHELMYEKAMMVELEGNDYYHVLTEDETLSSMFTADELKSMIDPANYTGLCSVLAEEMAQKALIGAKKLKERLESEKKNGVTEAAAGE, encoded by the coding sequence ATGAGAGCTTTCTATGATTCTAAGAGTAAACTGGATGACAGAGGAATTAAAAGACTGTTAAGTGAAACGTTCAAATATGAGACGTGGCTGAAGGTGGAGGCTGCTCTGGCTCTTTCCCAGGCAGAGGAAGGCTTCATACCAATGGAAGCTGCTAGGGACATTGGGGCGGTTCGGTTTGAAGATCTGGATCTTGAGGAAATGGACCGGATCAAGGCAAAGGTGGGCCATGGGTTTGTCCCCTTTGTAAAGGTGCTGGTGAAAGCATGCAGTGATGAGGGCGGAAAATATGTTCACTACGGGGTTACTACCCAGAACATTCAGCAGACATCCCAGCTTTATATCGCAAAGCAGGTAAATTCTGTTTTCAAAAGCTTTCTTGCAGATATCCTTGAAAATCTGGGCAGGCTGGCCTTAGACCATGCAGATACAGTCATGGCAGGGAGAACCCATGGCAGGCATGCCATACCCATTACCTATGGATATAAGGTTTCCGTCTGGATCAGCGAGCTGATGAACACTCTGGAACGGCTGGAGGAAAGCGAGAAACGGGTGTTTGTAGCCATGATGGGAGGGGCAGTAGGGGGTTTTAATTCTACGGGTCTTGTTGGCCGTAAGATCCAGAATCGGGTTGCCCATAAACTGGGTATGGGCTCTATGGATGTGCCCAGCCGGAACATGAGTCAGATGAAACTGGAATATTTAATGAATCTGTCTCTTCTATGTAATACGTTTCACAAAATGGCGGAAGAGGTTTATTATACCGGCGTTGAAGAATTTTCTGAGGTCAGCGAATCCTTTACCCCGGGAACCATCGGCAGCTCCACCATGCCCCAGAAGATCAATCCCAAGTTGGCCAAGGGGATTATCGCCAATTCCCAGAAGCTTTACTCCCTTCCTTCTGTCGGGCTTTATTCTGCAGTGCGGATGTTTGAAGGGGACAGCAGCTCCTATATGCTGTTTGAAGGAATTATGGAGGAAGGCCTTCAGTTGACGACCGAGGTCCTTATAAGAGCCGAAGAACTAAGCCGCACCCTGCGGATCAACAAAGAGCGGATGCTTAAAAATGTAAAATTAAATCAAGGCCTTGATAACAGCGAACTGGTAATGATGAATGTGGCTGAAAAAATAGGCAAGGACAGAGCTCATGAACTCATGTATGAAAAAGCCATGATGGTGGAGCTTGAAGGAAATGATTATTATCATGTGCTGACAGAGGATGAAACCCTTTCCTCCATGTTTACGGCAGATGAATTAAAATCCATGATCGACCCCGCAAACTACACAGGGCTTTGCAGCGTTCTTGCAGAGGAGATGGCCCAGAAGGCTCTTATAGGAGCAAAGAAGCTGAAGGAAAGACTGGAGTCAGAAAAGAAAAACGGCGTTACGGAAGCTGCGGCTGGCGAATAA
- a CDS encoding pyridoxamine 5'-phosphate oxidase family protein, with the protein MRDSEKTIGNLIGKQGISFISSLDDEGFPNTKAMLPPRKRDGIKTFYFTTNTSSMRVKQFRSNPKACIYFCDKRFFRGVMLKGIMEVLEDTASKEMIWQEGDTIYYPKGVTDPDYCVLKFTAQTGRYYANFSSENFMIE; encoded by the coding sequence ATGAGGGATTCAGAGAAAACGATCGGAAATTTGATTGGCAAGCAGGGAATTTCTTTTATAAGCTCTTTGGATGATGAAGGATTCCCCAATACAAAAGCAATGCTGCCGCCAAGAAAACGGGATGGGATTAAAACCTTTTATTTTACTACAAATACCTCTTCCATGCGTGTCAAACAATTTCGCAGCAATCCCAAAGCATGTATCTATTTTTGTGACAAACGGTTTTTTCGCGGAGTTATGTTAAAGGGAATAATGGAGGTTTTAGAGGACACAGCAAGCAAGGAAATGATCTGGCAGGAAGGAGACACCATATATTATCCGAAAGGTGTTACAGATCCGGATTATTGTGTGCTGAAATTTACGGCCCAGACAGGCAGATATTATGCCAACTTCAGTTCTGAAAACTTTATGATTGAATAA
- a CDS encoding helix-turn-helix domain-containing protein — protein sequence MGLSYNDLSLLRYIQKRQRISLSKVALQFQKDEISIRRTIERINLFSHKPLVEIQKGFCLSPLNYKEFVDFIQQITMTDYNSSYIERIRIMIVTIFFDGYVNASSLYENWGLSLTTKKQDTAHLRQFLAGHGLSLVTLKKKGLTIEGDELQLRFLVIDILHPLLEFTPENRIAVRKANTPLEKQCYDLANTDLQSVSHQAVERLNFFLTEYNLSLNYPSKKFLLLFICIMEIRPVNESMKFCYRLPLAPLNIRFVDDSKENRLYNVAFSMMNFSRSLDFPFDKRLWYTTEQFTEQVVSHLKNPFSIQEEFINEIYNYLYREITLDHFHCTFVDKTVENTKEQFSDLYETVRKYEVYFKASYNFSFMDEHLSTLTLLVQKHILRNRTINRQNKKIVVMTSINFERVSFFLEQIKEYVELQWMGTLNINEVHRLKDLDYDYIFCFSSRIFNILHAHNLPVIRMNFFVDSNDMKTLLANGFSTRKHRFLTTSFVSEIGEKSETEMEAYLKENYGDYFV from the coding sequence ATGGGATTAAGCTACAATGATTTAAGCCTGCTGCGGTATATACAAAAAAGACAGCGCATTTCCCTTTCAAAGGTTGCCCTGCAGTTTCAAAAGGATGAAATATCCATACGCCGGACCATCGAGCGGATCAACCTTTTCTCCCACAAGCCCCTGGTGGAAATACAAAAGGGCTTCTGCCTAAGCCCCTTAAACTACAAGGAATTTGTGGATTTTATCCAGCAGATCACCATGACTGACTATAACAGTTCCTACATCGAGCGGATCCGCATCATGATCGTGACCATTTTTTTCGACGGTTATGTCAATGCTTCTTCTCTATATGAAAACTGGGGGCTTTCCCTGACCACAAAAAAGCAGGATACCGCCCACTTAAGGCAATTCTTAGCCGGGCACGGTCTCAGCCTTGTGACTTTAAAGAAAAAGGGGCTTACCATTGAAGGCGATGAACTGCAGCTTCGGTTTCTTGTTATCGACATCCTTCATCCCTTGTTAGAGTTTACGCCGGAAAACCGGATTGCGGTCCGCAAGGCTAATACTCCCCTGGAAAAACAATGCTACGATCTGGCTAATACCGATCTCCAGTCCGTCTCCCATCAGGCGGTGGAACGGCTGAACTTCTTTTTAACAGAATACAATCTGTCTTTAAACTATCCATCTAAAAAGTTTCTTTTGCTGTTTATCTGTATCATGGAGATCCGGCCTGTGAATGAATCCATGAAATTTTGTTACCGCCTGCCCCTGGCGCCATTAAATATCCGCTTTGTTGATGACAGCAAGGAAAACAGGCTGTACAATGTGGCCTTCAGCATGATGAACTTTTCCCGCAGTCTGGATTTTCCTTTTGACAAGCGACTGTGGTATACCACCGAGCAATTTACGGAACAGGTGGTAAGTCATTTAAAAAACCCTTTTTCCATCCAGGAAGAATTCATCAATGAGATTTACAACTATTTATACCGGGAAATCACCCTGGATCACTTTCACTGTACATTTGTGGACAAGACCGTAGAAAATACGAAAGAACAGTTTTCAGACCTGTATGAAACCGTCAGAAAGTACGAGGTGTACTTTAAAGCTTCCTATAATTTTTCTTTCATGGATGAGCATCTTTCTACTCTGACCCTGCTGGTACAAAAGCACATCCTACGCAACCGTACTATAAACCGCCAGAATAAGAAAATCGTTGTGATGACCAGCATCAACTTTGAACGGGTCAGTTTTTTTCTGGAACAGATAAAGGAATATGTGGAACTGCAGTGGATGGGGACCTTAAACATTAACGAAGTCCACAGACTGAAAGACTTGGATTATGATTATATCTTTTGCTTTTCATCGCGGATTTTTAATATCCTTCATGCTCATAATCTTCCTGTCATCCGCATGAATTTCTTTGTTGACAGCAATGATATGAAAACCCTTCTGGCAAACGGCTTTTCTACACGGAAGCACCGATTCCTGACCACCAGCTTTGTGTCGGAAATCGGGGAAAAAAGCGAAACTGAAATGGAAGCATATCTGAAAGAAAATTACGGAGATTATTTTGTATGA
- a CDS encoding N-acetylglucosamine-6-phosphate deacetylase translates to MVLYSKHIILENQEFDGFLEMEHGKIKALHKDYIGQYEDFSDFVILPGFIDIHIHGWATGSFWFEKSADALKEMCRTLPYAGVTSYLATSGADTISEIGRCIKAADDAYEADYPGAEMVGVHLEGPFINPLYRGMQREECCILPSLKVMEEIYNSFRNKELCRYMTIAVEQEGAREVLEFCKEKGIQTSVGHSGATFSQIKEIKDAGLGGFTHTFSGMRGFHHRELGVAGAALYFDDMMCEFAKQTGMTVSHEAFDIAFRIKGSKRMIMTTDCSGLAQTRTEFDHYVRKMKFIKEGDKVRISHYDGREEWMDPKDYQAVRELELSYIGSIQNMARHTSVDWFDIMRMTSLNPARYIHADDRKGSIEPGKDADLTIVDSDLNLVSVFCRGKEIRE, encoded by the coding sequence ATGGTACTTTATTCAAAGCATATCATTCTTGAAAACCAGGAATTTGACGGATTTTTAGAGATGGAACATGGGAAAATAAAGGCGCTGCATAAGGATTATATAGGGCAATACGAAGACTTTTCTGATTTTGTTATCTTGCCTGGATTCATTGATATCCATATCCATGGCTGGGCAACAGGCTCTTTCTGGTTTGAGAAGAGTGCAGACGCATTAAAAGAAATGTGCCGCACCCTTCCCTATGCAGGAGTTACTTCTTATTTGGCGACCTCGGGAGCGGATACCATATCGGAAATCGGGCGCTGTATCAAGGCTGCGGATGATGCCTATGAGGCGGATTATCCGGGAGCTGAGATGGTAGGAGTTCATCTGGAGGGACCTTTTATCAATCCCCTTTACCGGGGGATGCAGAGGGAAGAATGCTGCATTCTTCCAAGCCTTAAGGTGATGGAGGAAATCTATAACAGCTTCCGGAACAAAGAACTTTGCCGGTATATGACCATTGCGGTAGAGCAGGAGGGGGCAAGAGAGGTACTGGAATTCTGCAAAGAGAAGGGAATACAGACCTCTGTAGGCCACAGCGGGGCTACCTTTTCCCAGATCAAAGAGATAAAGGATGCCGGCCTCGGCGGTTTTACCCATACCTTCAGCGGAATGCGTGGATTCCATCACCGGGAGCTGGGAGTGGCGGGCGCCGCACTTTATTTTGATGATATGATGTGTGAATTTGCCAAGCAGACAGGTATGACTGTGTCTCATGAAGCCTTTGACATCGCTTTCCGGATCAAAGGCAGCAAACGCATGATCATGACCACGGATTGCAGCGGCCTTGCCCAGACCCGGACGGAATTTGATCATTATGTCAGGAAAATGAAATTTATAAAGGAGGGAGATAAGGTACGGATATCTCACTATGACGGCAGAGAGGAATGGATGGACCCAAAGGATTATCAGGCAGTCAGAGAACTGGAGTTAAGTTACATAGGTTCCATACAAAACATGGCCAGACATACCTCTGTGGATTGGTTCGATATCATGAGAATGACCAGCTTAAATCCGGCCCGGTATATTCATGCAGATGACAGAAAGGGCAGCATTGAACCCGGCAAGGATGCAGACCTAACAATCGTAGATTCAGATTTGAATCTGGTTAGCGTATTTTGCCGTGGAAAGGAGATACGGGAATAG
- a CDS encoding PTS transporter subunit EIIC translates to MSNKKSSWKDSIQTFGRSLLLPIALLAPIGMVMGICSALGQSYMIEKFPFLGNQVLKLILSSLQTITSIIFNNIPLLFAMGVAQGMAKNEKGIAVFSSVVGYLTLNVVMGIYLKQTGTLADPEVAAQVGQGTVLGIQTLKIEALGGLIAGLVAAKAADRFYRLELPLAFAFFGGKKSIPIITFASMIPIGLIIPVFWNLLTNFLISISFIFTTPYIGNAIYYALNRALIPFGLHHVLSSMVRFTEAGGTYMINGTEYVGILNATNEVLFNLGPSSEYWGQLMPTLTSYLGGAQMLTTLFRVPAVGLAMYRTSYLKNRKIAKGVILTCCLTAFLGNITEPLEFSFLFISPSLFILYCIMSGIGAIPYQMLHISIGYIRGTIFDFGIFGLLYENTHWLNLILLGIGNFIVFYLVFKWFIVKFNLETPGREGFEIEESASILLKEKNWPAIAEVVIKGLGGKDNILSVENCISRLRVDLKDPTKVDQIKIKDSGCAGIFFPSTDHIHVVFGPHVEFVRHAVDDAMKK, encoded by the coding sequence ATGAGCAATAAAAAGTCTAGCTGGAAAGACAGCATCCAAACATTTGGGCGGTCTCTCCTTCTGCCAATCGCGCTTCTAGCACCTATTGGTATGGTTATGGGTATTTGCAGTGCGTTAGGGCAGTCCTACATGATAGAGAAATTCCCGTTTTTGGGAAACCAGGTTTTAAAGCTTATTTTATCCAGCTTACAAACCATCACAAGCATTATTTTTAATAATATTCCATTGCTGTTTGCCATGGGCGTTGCTCAGGGTATGGCAAAGAATGAAAAAGGAATTGCTGTTTTTTCTTCAGTGGTCGGCTATTTAACACTGAACGTGGTAATGGGTATTTATCTGAAACAGACGGGAACTCTGGCTGATCCGGAAGTTGCGGCTCAGGTGGGGCAGGGTACGGTTCTTGGTATTCAGACACTGAAGATCGAGGCACTGGGGGGCCTGATTGCAGGTTTGGTGGCTGCCAAGGCAGCAGACCGGTTTTACCGCCTGGAGCTTCCCCTTGCATTTGCTTTCTTTGGAGGGAAGAAATCCATTCCTATCATTACGTTTGCATCAATGATCCCCATCGGACTTATCATTCCGGTGTTCTGGAATCTGCTGACTAATTTCCTTATCAGCATTTCCTTTATCTTTACGACACCGTACATAGGAAATGCCATTTATTATGCACTAAACCGTGCGCTGATTCCTTTTGGTTTGCATCATGTTCTTTCCTCCATGGTTCGTTTTACTGAGGCCGGCGGAACCTATATGATTAATGGAACCGAATATGTGGGAATCTTAAATGCCACCAATGAAGTTCTTTTTAACTTAGGGCCCAGCAGTGAATACTGGGGTCAGCTGATGCCTACCCTTACCAGTTATCTGGGAGGCGCACAGATGTTAACAACTTTATTCCGTGTACCGGCTGTGGGACTGGCAATGTACCGAACCTCTTATTTAAAGAACAGAAAGATCGCAAAAGGCGTAATCCTTACCTGCTGCCTGACTGCGTTTTTAGGTAATATCACAGAGCCGCTGGAATTCTCGTTCCTGTTCATTTCGCCGTCTTTGTTTATTCTCTACTGCATTATGAGCGGTATTGGGGCGATTCCTTACCAGATGCTTCATATCTCCATTGGCTATATCCGCGGTACGATTTTTGACTTTGGTATTTTTGGGCTTTTGTATGAAAATACACATTGGCTGAACCTTATCCTTCTGGGAATTGGAAACTTCATCGTGTTCTACTTGGTGTTCAAATGGTTTATTGTAAAATTCAATTTGGAGACACCGGGACGGGAAGGGTTTGAAATCGAAGAATCGGCAAGCATTCTTCTGAAGGAAAAGAACTGGCCGGCTATTGCGGAAGTTGTTATTAAAGGATTGGGCGGCAAGGATAATATTCTGAGTGTGGAAAACTGTATTTCCCGCCTGCGGGTGGACTTAAAAGACCCAACCAAGGTGGATCAGATAAAAATCAAGGATTCTGGCTGTGCGGGTATCTTCTTTCCGTCAACGGATCACATTCACGTTGTATTTGGGCCCCATGTGGAATTTGTCCGGCATGCGGTAGATGATGCTATGAAGAAATAA
- a CDS encoding winged helix-turn-helix transcriptional regulator, protein MKIRDEYTCPLELTHDITKGKWKPIILWQLGKGVMSLTQLEKDIKGINQKMLLEHLKELMDYRMIGKHSFEGYPLKVVYFLTERGKKLLDAVTIMQSIGIDIMIENDMTDYLKENGFID, encoded by the coding sequence ATGAAAATACGCGATGAATACACATGCCCTTTGGAATTGACACATGATATTACGAAAGGCAAGTGGAAACCAATCATTTTATGGCAGCTGGGGAAGGGAGTTATGTCTTTGACCCAGCTTGAAAAAGACATTAAAGGCATTAATCAAAAAATGCTTCTTGAACATCTGAAAGAGCTTATGGATTACAGAATGATAGGCAAGCATTCTTTTGAAGGATATCCGCTAAAAGTTGTGTATTTTTTAACCGAACGCGGGAAAAAGCTGTTGGATGCCGTCACAATCATGCAAAGCATAGGCATTGACATCATGATAGAAAACGATATGACTGACTATTTAAAAGAAAACGGTTTTATAGACTGA
- a CDS encoding phosphopentomutase, translating into MKRFKRIFVVVIDSLGIGAMNNAAEYGDEGSDTLGHIDAVVEHLNLPNLEKLGLGNLRSLKHVKPVSEPKAYYGKLNEASVGKDTMTGHWEMMGLYITNPFQTFTETGFPKELLDELEKRTGHKIVGNKSASGTEIMDELGEHQIATGDMIVYTSADSVLQICANEETFGLQELYRCCEIARELTLRDEWKVGRVIARPYVGNKKGEFKRTPNRHDYALKPFGTTALNILKDAGLDVISVGKIYDIFDGEGLTEGNKSQSSVHGMEQTIEIAKREFNGLCFVNLVDFDALWGHRRDPIGYGAELERFDEKLGELLPLLNEDDLLLITADHGNDPTFKGSDHTKEQVPFLAYSASYANCEVLKEQNTFAVIGATVLDNFGLQKAQDMIGESIEELL; encoded by the coding sequence ATGAAACGATTTAAACGTATATTTGTAGTTGTAATTGATTCTTTAGGAATAGGTGCTATGAATAATGCCGCTGAGTACGGCGACGAGGGCAGCGATACTCTGGGTCATATTGATGCCGTAGTGGAACATCTTAATCTGCCTAATTTGGAAAAGCTTGGTTTGGGAAACCTGCGTTCCTTAAAGCATGTAAAACCTGTATCTGAGCCTAAGGCGTATTATGGAAAACTTAATGAAGCCAGTGTGGGAAAAGACACCATGACAGGTCATTGGGAAATGATGGGGCTTTACATTACAAATCCTTTCCAAACGTTTACGGAAACAGGTTTTCCAAAGGAACTGCTTGATGAACTGGAAAAACGCACCGGACACAAAATTGTCGGAAATAAATCCGCCAGCGGTACAGAAATCATGGATGAACTGGGAGAGCATCAGATTGCTACCGGGGACATGATCGTTTACACTTCTGCAGATTCAGTGTTACAAATTTGTGCCAATGAGGAAACCTTTGGCTTGCAGGAACTATACCGCTGCTGTGAGATTGCAAGAGAGCTTACCTTAAGGGACGAATGGAAGGTGGGCAGGGTCATTGCAAGACCTTATGTTGGAAATAAGAAAGGCGAGTTTAAAAGAACTCCAAACCGTCATGATTATGCCTTAAAGCCTTTTGGAACCACTGCTCTTAATATATTAAAGGATGCAGGCCTGGATGTGATCAGCGTAGGAAAGATCTATGATATTTTCGATGGTGAAGGGCTTACAGAAGGCAATAAATCCCAAAGCAGTGTTCATGGCATGGAACAGACCATAGAGATCGCGAAAAGAGAATTTAACGGTCTGTGTTTTGTGAACCTGGTTGATTTTGATGCCCTATGGGGACACCGCCGGGATCCGATTGGCTACGGAGCGGAATTAGAACGGTTTGATGAAAAGCTGGGAGAGCTTTTGCCGCTTTTAAATGAAGATGACCTGCTTTTAATTACGGCAGACCATGGCAATGATCCCACCTTTAAGGGAAGTGACCACACAAAGGAACAAGTGCCTTTTCTGGCCTATTCAGCTTCTTATGCCAACTGCGAAGTATTAAAGGAGCAGAATACATTTGCAGTGATCGGGGCAACGGTGTTGGATAATTTCGGTTTGCAGAAAGCTCAGGATATGATTGGAGAGTCAATAGAAGAATTGCTTTAG
- a CDS encoding histidine kinase N-terminal 7TM domain-containing diguanylate cyclase, whose amino-acid sequence MNNVLLSILLIISSTLLGNLVLYGIRKKEIPGVFFFSLLMMAMIIHSVGYAFELLSVTVGSMYFWIRIEYLGAAFYPFLIMLFAREYADEKRFANKYLLTLMFTVSIITLILVNTNSYHWLYYSSIGVDSFPYFNVLALEKGMWYYVQVFCLCFSIIYSIIIFSIKIKRTRGDYRKKVVFMLIGVSIPMVTLIVYMLGLGPVYIDLSPFSYFFMSAFIIIGLLRYDILFLAPVTHEMVFNSIEEAVLVVDKDELLINFNYASKRFFPSLAKVKIGDSIHLVQELKDYNFSAKQSINEIHGKILRFKVINIKNDKVRIYVVDDITESERAKKQLEILATEDALTGLYNRRYFMEKVEASTEEGIIVIIDLDHFKSINDTFGHIEGDRVLRNFGGELMRFFDHQTVCRYGGEEFAIFMKGVAMEEGFKQIETMREKTSGMDFSRKVTFSAGMAECKDCNISEALINADRKLYEAKENGRNQTRY is encoded by the coding sequence GTGAACAATGTCTTATTAAGCATCCTCTTAATCATATCTTCAACATTACTTGGGAATTTAGTTTTATATGGAATCAGAAAGAAAGAAATTCCCGGGGTTTTCTTTTTTTCACTCCTTATGATGGCTATGATCATTCATTCCGTCGGCTATGCCTTTGAGCTGCTGAGCGTTACTGTTGGATCAATGTATTTTTGGATCAGAATCGAATACCTTGGTGCCGCCTTTTATCCATTCCTGATTATGTTATTCGCCAGGGAGTATGCAGATGAGAAGAGGTTTGCCAATAAGTATCTGCTGACTCTGATGTTTACAGTCAGTATCATTACTTTAATATTAGTCAATACCAATTCCTATCACTGGCTGTATTACTCTTCCATAGGGGTTGATTCTTTCCCTTACTTTAACGTTTTGGCACTGGAAAAGGGCATGTGGTACTATGTCCAGGTATTTTGTTTATGTTTTTCTATCATTTACAGCATCATAATCTTTAGTATCAAGATAAAAAGAACAAGAGGGGATTACAGAAAGAAAGTCGTATTTATGCTGATAGGGGTATCCATTCCCATGGTGACGTTAATTGTTTATATGCTCGGACTGGGGCCGGTCTATATTGATTTATCACCTTTCTCCTATTTTTTTATGAGTGCCTTTATAATCATCGGGCTTTTAAGGTATGATATATTATTCCTTGCACCGGTCACCCATGAAATGGTATTCAATTCCATAGAAGAGGCAGTTCTTGTTGTCGATAAAGACGAGTTACTGATTAACTTTAACTATGCTTCGAAACGATTCTTTCCTTCTCTTGCAAAGGTAAAAATCGGGGATTCCATTCATTTAGTCCAGGAATTAAAGGATTATAATTTTTCTGCCAAACAGTCCATTAACGAAATTCATGGTAAGATACTTCGCTTTAAAGTCATTAATATAAAAAATGATAAAGTGAGAATATACGTTGTTGATGATATTACGGAATCAGAGCGGGCTAAAAAACAACTGGAAATTCTGGCTACGGAAGATGCCTTGACAGGGCTTTATAACAGGCGGTATTTTATGGAAAAGGTAGAAGCCAGTACAGAAGAAGGAATTATTGTAATTATTGACTTAGATCATTTTAAATCCATTAACGATACCTTCGGACATATAGAGGGAGACAGAGTTTTAAGAAATTTCGGCGGTGAGCTTATGCGTTTCTTTGATCATCAGACCGTATGCCGGTATGGCGGTGAGGAATTTGCCATATTTATGAAGGGAGTTGCCATGGAAGAAGGATTTAAACAAATAGAAACCATGAGAGAAAAAACGTCGGGTATGGATTTTTCCAGAAAGGTCACTTTTTCAGCAGGAATGGCAGAATGCAAGGATTGTAATATATCAGAAGCACTTATCAATGCTGACCGAAAGCTTTATGAGGCAAAGGAGAATGGAAGAAATCAAACCAGGTACTAG
- a CDS encoding family 4 glycosyl hydrolase: protein MRKQHVITISGAGSARVPALVGTLVNYKERFPLSKIIFYDIDKERMGLMEAYDRLVLKSYYPECEVVFTTDEDEAYRNVDFIFCQMRVGKTMMRSLDEKIPLRYGLVGQETCGPGGFAYGMRSLGAMKKMVEKVRSYSKDTWILNYTNPAAIVALGLDRLFPDDKRILNLCDQPFSLMKSYSKILGVPQESLRARYFGLNHFGWFTELTDREGNDYFDTLRSYLKDHDFKPFNAEQRSKSWLDTYVRVNKYMRLMDEYIPTTYMQYYMFPDEIVEESDPDYTRADESRDSREKEVFELCARAARKDHMDGLEMLTNSVFGNLMVEVAESIAYDLNKEFIVMVKNQGIIDNFEPEAIVEVAGTIGKDGAKGYPFGPIKPYYKGLMEGQYAYELLTVEAFLEKDYTKALMALTLNRTVVDPSKAKAVLDDLMAANKDYWTLR from the coding sequence ATGAGAAAACAACATGTGATTACAATTTCCGGAGCGGGGAGTGCCCGCGTTCCGGCACTTGTGGGTACGCTGGTCAATTATAAGGAACGTTTTCCCCTTTCTAAAATTATCTTTTATGATATAGATAAAGAACGCATGGGACTAATGGAGGCTTACGACCGTCTGGTATTAAAATCCTATTATCCGGAATGTGAGGTGGTATTTACAACGGATGAGGATGAAGCTTACAGGAATGTTGACTTTATCTTCTGTCAGATGCGGGTAGGAAAGACAATGATGCGCTCCCTGGATGAAAAGATTCCCCTGCGCTACGGACTGGTTGGACAGGAGACCTGCGGTCCCGGCGGATTTGCTTACGGAATGCGTTCTCTGGGAGCCATGAAGAAGATGGTGGAAAAGGTCCGTTCCTATTCTAAGGATACCTGGATTTTAAACTATACTAATCCTGCCGCTATTGTAGCATTGGGACTTGACAGGCTGTTTCCTGATGATAAGCGTATTTTAAACCTGTGCGACCAGCCTTTTTCCCTGATGAAGAGCTACTCCAAAATTCTTGGAGTGCCTCAGGAAAGCCTTCGGGCACGTTACTTTGGACTGAATCATTTCGGGTGGTTTACGGAGCTTACGGACAGGGAGGGAAATGATTACTTTGACACGCTGCGTTCTTATTTAAAAGATCACGACTTTAAGCCCTTTAATGCGGAACAGCGTTCAAAATCATGGCTGGATACCTATGTAAGGGTGAACAAATACATGAGATTAATGGATGAATATATCCCTACCACCTATATGCAGTATTACATGTTTCCCGATGAAATCGTGGAGGAAAGCGACCCGGATTACACCCGTGCCGATGAATCCCGGGATTCCAGGGAAAAGGAAGTGTTTGAACTTTGCGCCAGGGCTGCCAGGAAAGATCACATGGATGGACTGGAAATGCTGACCAACAGTGTGTTTGGAAATCTGATGGTGGAGGTTGCGGAATCCATTGCCTATGATCTGAATAAGGAATTTATTGTGATGGTGAAAAACCAGGGGATCATTGATAATTTTGAACCCGAGGCAATTGTAGAGGTAGCAGGGACCATTGGAAAAGACGGAGCAAAGGGGTATCCCTTTGGGCCCATAAAGCCTTATTACAAGGGACTGATGGAAGGACAGTATGCCTATGAGCTTCTGACTGTGGAAGCATTTTTGGAAAAAGATTATACTAAGGCATTGATGGCACTGACGCTGAACCGTACGGTTGTAGACCCTTCCAAGGCAAAAGCGGTGTTAGATGACCTAATGGCTGCAAATAAAGATTATTGGACGTTAAGGTAG